One window from the genome of Oceanisphaera sp. IT1-181 encodes:
- a CDS encoding ion channel: protein MTLAIALAALLIAVCTAIHYGVLRFASQFVTPSRHPGHCLAVTVAAIVLAHTSEALLYAAGFWIAVHDLQIGDLVSSATSDGKPLIFMDYFYFSLVNFTTLGRGDLTPGGHLRFMTAMEAFHGFLLITASGTFVLQIMGGKKPFAS, encoded by the coding sequence ATGACTCTGGCGATTGCGCTGGCGGCGCTCCTAATCGCCGTCTGCACTGCAATCCATTACGGCGTGCTGCGGTTCGCGTCACAGTTCGTGACGCCGTCCCGCCATCCGGGACACTGCCTTGCCGTCACTGTTGCCGCGATCGTGCTGGCCCATACGTCCGAGGCACTGCTCTATGCGGCCGGCTTCTGGATTGCTGTGCATGACCTGCAGATCGGCGACCTCGTATCGTCCGCAACCAGCGACGGCAAGCCCCTCATCTTTATGGACTACTTTTACTTCTCGCTGGTCAATTTCACGACACTCGGACGAGGCGATCTCACGCCCGGCGGACACCTTCGATTCATGACCGCAATGGAGGCCTTTCACGGCTTTCTGCTGATCACGGCATCCGGAACCTTCGTTCTGCAGATCATGGGCGGCAAAAAACCTTTCGCAAGCTAG
- a CDS encoding glutaredoxin family protein, with protein MPRDIQTKKAVLYRMVMPKHTCPYGLKSKDLLEREGFEVEDHYLETREDTDAFMREHDVKTTPQTFIGDERIGGYDDLQIHFGKKDPETDDATYQPIIALFSISALLALAFAWVALPSVFAWQTLGWFISISMVLLGLQKLKDIESFSTMFLNYDLLAKRWVRYGYVYPFVETGAGLLMTATVLPWLSIPGALFIGTMGAVSVFKAVYIDKRELKCACVGGDSNVPLGFVSLTENLMMVGMAVVMAIVLFT; from the coding sequence ATGCCCCGCGATATACAGACGAAGAAGGCTGTGCTGTACAGGATGGTTATGCCGAAACATACCTGCCCTTATGGCCTCAAGTCCAAGGACTTGCTGGAGCGTGAGGGATTCGAGGTTGAGGATCACTATCTGGAGACTCGCGAGGATACCGACGCCTTCATGCGCGAGCATGACGTCAAAACGACGCCGCAGACTTTCATCGGTGATGAGCGGATCGGCGGCTATGACGATCTTCAGATTCATTTCGGAAAAAAGGACCCGGAGACCGACGACGCAACCTATCAGCCGATTATCGCGCTGTTCTCAATCTCGGCATTGCTTGCGCTGGCTTTCGCCTGGGTCGCGCTACCGTCGGTCTTTGCATGGCAGACGCTGGGCTGGTTCATCTCAATCTCCATGGTCCTGCTGGGTCTACAGAAGTTGAAGGATATCGAGAGCTTCTCGACCATGTTTCTGAACTATGATTTACTGGCGAAGCGCTGGGTGCGTTATGGCTACGTCTATCCGTTCGTCGAGACGGGCGCAGGCCTTTTGATGACGGCGACGGTTCTGCCGTGGCTGTCGATCCCCGGTGCGCTTTTCATCGGCACTATGGGCGCGGTGTCGGTCTTTAAAGCCGTCTACATCGACAAACGTGAGCTGAAGTGCGCGTGTGTCGGCGGCGATAGCAACGTTCCGCTGGGCTTCGTCTCCCTGACTGAAAACCTTATGATGGTCGGCATGGCGGTGGTGATGGCCATCGTGCTCTTCACCTAG
- a CDS encoding DUF305 domain-containing protein, with amino-acid sequence MSYWRFFGMIATSTIVMFCLMYANSYAWEHLYYSESRVYMAVYMGAMMAVIMLFFMLSMYSNRIINIAIFAGSALVFAGALFLFRSQDFIEDKAWMKAMIPHHSIAILTSRRAEITDPRVAKLAEEIVLAQDREISEMRFLVEDIDRNGKAGADAALGKSSEQARVKTVAEALATSVIAGIRPAPLTEAEITRALGSDATCRFDRAVDADPILATVDGRGVAKISGSLILLKGDGTTMEAEGIRMTLISREADAGEGADLIFDLMTKPPLRVGFNGYWTCN; translated from the coding sequence ATGTCATATTGGCGCTTTTTCGGCATGATCGCCACGTCCACGATCGTAATGTTCTGTCTGATGTACGCAAACTCCTATGCATGGGAACACCTGTACTACAGCGAGAGCCGCGTCTACATGGCGGTCTACATGGGCGCCATGATGGCGGTCATCATGTTGTTCTTCATGCTGAGCATGTATTCAAACAGAATCATTAACATCGCCATTTTCGCTGGCAGCGCCCTTGTCTTCGCCGGCGCACTGTTTCTGTTCCGCAGTCAGGATTTCATCGAAGACAAGGCCTGGATGAAGGCGATGATTCCGCATCATTCCATCGCGATCCTCACCTCGCGTCGGGCCGAAATCACCGATCCGCGCGTGGCGAAACTGGCCGAAGAGATCGTGCTGGCGCAGGACCGCGAAATTTCCGAGATGCGGTTCTTGGTTGAAGACATCGACCGTAATGGCAAAGCCGGTGCCGACGCGGCTCTTGGGAAATCGAGCGAACAAGCTCGGGTGAAGACAGTAGCCGAAGCGTTAGCCACCTCCGTTATTGCCGGCATTCGCCCAGCCCCGCTGACCGAAGCCGAAATCACCCGTGCTCTTGGCAGCGATGCGACCTGTCGCTTTGACCGCGCGGTTGATGCTGATCCGATTCTGGCGACGGTGGACGGACGTGGCGTTGCTAAGATCTCCGGCTCGCTGATACTGCTGAAAGGTGACGGCACGACGATGGAGGCCGAAGGTATTCGCATGACGCTGATTTCGCGAGAAGCCGATGCGGGCGAAGGTGCGGATCTGATCTTCGACCTGATGACCAAACCGCCGCTGCGCGTAGGCTTCAACGGCTACTGGACCTGCAACTAA
- a CDS encoding phosphatidylserine/phosphatidylglycerophosphate/cardiolipin synthase family protein yields the protein MNGHSRFPQQSSHSAVGTGEPLKTEFTLFTEGDELYAAMARSIRAATHRVFLASYILAADEVGTVLLNELMRQSRRGLDVRVHVDALGSSSCLPLRHRRQLRAAGVRLQRFHRWSWRQPMRYNRRDHRKLLVVDGQTAYLGGFNIHREGSQRFYGLTRWRDAHACFGGILAAEAEALFDAFWCGHPDGDPLKSNEGDSRIVPNTTRRCRIQLRCTIKDQLVTASKSIWLVTPYFVPDRGLRRQLIFAARRGVDVCILTTEKTDSAPAQWAARAFYGELIENGVRIFEYTPRFLHSKVLLVDDIWGSIGTANFDYRSLFINYELTLISRSRQLISQLRETFLDDLKNSHEITLVDWKHRGFINGIYDVFGRFLRKWL from the coding sequence GTGAACGGTCATTCAAGGTTCCCCCAGCAAAGCTCGCATTCAGCGGTTGGCACCGGAGAGCCTCTCAAGACTGAGTTCACACTTTTCACAGAAGGGGACGAACTTTACGCAGCGATGGCACGCTCGATTCGCGCGGCAACCCACCGTGTCTTTCTGGCCTCTTATATTCTGGCCGCAGACGAAGTCGGAACCGTGTTACTCAATGAACTGATGCGCCAGTCCCGGCGCGGCCTTGATGTACGCGTTCATGTCGACGCCTTGGGCTCCAGTAGCTGCCTTCCTCTGCGTCATCGGCGTCAGCTTAGGGCGGCCGGGGTACGTCTGCAACGCTTCCATCGCTGGAGTTGGCGACAGCCGATGCGTTACAACCGTCGTGATCATCGCAAATTGTTGGTGGTCGATGGCCAGACAGCGTATCTCGGCGGCTTCAACATTCACCGTGAAGGCTCCCAACGATTCTACGGCTTAACACGGTGGCGCGATGCTCACGCTTGCTTTGGTGGGATACTGGCCGCAGAGGCCGAGGCTCTGTTTGACGCTTTCTGGTGCGGTCACCCCGACGGAGACCCACTTAAAAGTAATGAGGGTGACAGCCGGATTGTGCCTAATACCACGCGCAGGTGCCGTATCCAGCTACGGTGTACCATTAAGGACCAGCTGGTAACAGCGTCAAAGAGCATTTGGCTTGTGACACCTTATTTTGTTCCCGACCGAGGCTTGCGTAGGCAACTTATCTTCGCCGCGCGCCGGGGAGTCGACGTCTGTATTCTGACCACCGAAAAAACGGACTCAGCACCTGCACAATGGGCTGCCCGGGCTTTTTACGGTGAGCTCATCGAAAACGGTGTCCGCATATTCGAGTACACACCACGTTTTTTGCATTCAAAAGTTCTCCTTGTTGACGATATCTGGGGAAGTATAGGGACAGCCAACTTCGACTACAGAAGCTTGTTCATCAACTATGAACTAACGTTAATTTCAAGGAGTCGTCAGTTGATCAGTCAGTTGAGAGAAACCTTTTTGGATGATCTAAAGAACTCGCATGAGATAACTTTGGTGGACTGGAAACATCGTGGATTCATCAATGGCATCTACGATGTATTTGGACGATTTTTACGAAAGTGGCTTTAA
- a CDS encoding type II glyceraldehyde-3-phosphate dehydrogenase translates to MTQRPTIRVAINGYGVIGKRVADAVAMQDDMVLAGVADTVHDWRTRVAISKGFRLYGATNAHAVAMYQAGIAISGTLNDLLDEADIVVDCTPKHVASQNIEIYRQRGLKFIVHGGEKHETTGHSFVAETSYASAVGRDCTRVVSCNTTSIVRTLTALKHRGLLLRARGTLLRRATDPWESHLGGIMNTVVPERDIPSHQGADAQSVDPDLDIVTMAVKIPETLAHLHYWSVQLTRHASKDEILDAFRASSRIALIRTDDGLTAINAVKELMADLGRPHDSLYEVALWEDILKVQGDELFYTYMVDNQAIVIPETIDAIRALTGIEPDADLSIRKTNASLGIGSLSSVIYRP, encoded by the coding sequence ATGACGCAGCGGCCGACCATACGAGTAGCAATCAATGGTTATGGTGTTATTGGAAAACGAGTGGCCGATGCGGTCGCCATGCAGGACGATATGGTGCTAGCCGGAGTCGCAGATACCGTCCATGACTGGCGAACACGAGTTGCCATTAGCAAAGGATTTCGACTGTATGGAGCCACTAATGCACATGCCGTCGCCATGTACCAAGCAGGTATTGCCATTTCCGGCACGCTGAATGATTTGCTCGATGAAGCTGACATCGTAGTGGACTGCACCCCCAAACATGTGGCCAGCCAGAATATCGAAATATACCGGCAGCGTGGTCTCAAATTTATTGTCCATGGCGGCGAGAAACATGAGACTACTGGCCATTCATTTGTTGCCGAAACCAGTTACGCCTCGGCGGTCGGGCGCGACTGTACTCGCGTCGTGTCATGTAACACAACGTCAATCGTTCGTACTCTTACAGCCCTTAAACACCGCGGCTTACTTCTTCGCGCCCGCGGCACATTACTACGTAGGGCGACGGATCCGTGGGAAAGCCATCTGGGCGGAATTATGAATACGGTAGTGCCCGAGCGGGATATTCCCAGCCACCAAGGCGCAGACGCCCAGAGCGTTGACCCTGACCTTGATATCGTAACGATGGCAGTCAAGATCCCCGAAACACTTGCCCACCTGCATTATTGGTCGGTACAACTAACCCGTCATGCAAGCAAAGATGAAATACTGGATGCGTTCCGCGCCTCCTCTCGTATTGCCTTGATTCGGACCGACGACGGTTTAACCGCTATCAACGCCGTTAAGGAGCTGATGGCCGATCTCGGCCGGCCTCACGATAGCTTATATGAAGTCGCGCTTTGGGAAGACATACTCAAAGTTCAGGGTGATGAGTTGTTCTATACCTATATGGTCGACAATCAGGCCATTGTGATCCCGGAAACGATTGATGCGATACGCGCACTTACCGGAATTGAACCTGATGCTGATCTGTCGATACGCAAAACCAATGCCAGCCTCGGAATCGGCTCCCTTTCCAGCGTAATCTATAGGCCATAA
- a CDS encoding YHS domain-containing protein, whose translation MGDHQHSHQYDHPTHENHVEDPVCGMSVDPHTAEHRSHHTGKTYYFCSIRCQSKFDEDPETYFSEGKEPAEPVISGTIYTCPRHPEIHSNCLICVTVLELKQVNLDDRPLKELTDMTRRFWIGLLLALPVLGLEMGGHLTSLDHIVSSQTSNWIQLILIMPVVVWCGWPFFARGWKSVLNRNLNMFTLIPIGTAIALVYSLIATLSPQVFPNILRQADGSVTVYFEAVAVIVVLVLLGQVLELRAHEKATGAIKVRLDLASATATARKLDDDGVESDISLDQVKVGDRLRVCPGDKVPLDGEILEGSSHVDESLVTGAPLAVSKKMGDQVIAGSMNQQGSFIMRADKVRRGTK comes from the coding sequence ATGGGTGATCATCAGCACTCACACCAATACGATCACCCTACCCATGAAAATCATGTTGAAGACCCGGTCTGCGGCATGTCCGTAGATCCTCATACGGCAGAACATCGCAGCCACCATACTGGCAAGACCTATTATTTCTGTTCCATCCGATGTCAGTCAAAGTTTGATGAGGATCCAGAAACATACTTCAGTGAGGGGAAAGAACCAGCGGAGCCGGTTATCTCCGGCACTATATACACATGCCCGAGGCATCCAGAAATCCATAGCAATTGTCTGATTTGCGTGACGGTCTTGGAGCTGAAGCAAGTGAACCTCGACGATCGGCCATTGAAAGAGCTTACGGATATGACTCGTCGGTTCTGGATTGGTCTGCTTCTCGCCCTCCCTGTGTTGGGACTTGAAATGGGGGGCCACCTTACAAGTCTTGATCACATCGTATCATCACAAACTTCCAACTGGATTCAGCTGATACTGATAATGCCTGTGGTGGTCTGGTGCGGCTGGCCCTTCTTTGCTCGGGGCTGGAAGTCAGTGCTCAACCGCAACCTGAACATGTTCACACTAATCCCCATTGGTACCGCCATTGCGTTGGTCTATAGCCTTATCGCGACATTGTCTCCACAGGTTTTCCCAAATATTTTACGGCAGGCAGATGGTTCAGTTACCGTGTATTTCGAAGCGGTGGCCGTCATTGTGGTGTTGGTATTACTTGGGCAAGTGCTGGAACTTCGTGCTCACGAGAAAGCCACAGGTGCGATAAAAGTCCGACTAGATCTGGCCTCGGCCACGGCCACGGCAAGAAAGTTGGATGATGATGGGGTCGAGTCCGACATCTCCCTCGATCAGGTGAAGGTCGGCGACCGTTTGCGAGTCTGTCCGGGCGATAAAGTACCACTGGATGGAGAGATTCTGGAAGGCAGCTCCCATGTTGACGAATCTCTGGTAACCGGAGCCCCCCTAGCGGTGAGCAAAAAGATGGGTGACCAGGTGATTGCTGGCAGCATGAACCAGCAAGGCAGCTTCATTATGCGAGCTGACAAAGTCAGGCGCGGCACCAAATAG
- a CDS encoding heavy metal sensor histidine kinase, whose protein sequence is MGSYLSLTTRLSLTFSIAMLAVWGLVSVVLMQSLEHHFAQQDETDLKSKIILTKKFISTQLQGDKQSWLELEAGLNNMLSGHDGFYLLIKDRHGQVLASTNVTYDQQPGMSRIFPSFTSLPLQESWTEDGIRYRSITEQVFLDPSMSRTDTANSVLVRMVIDSSYHQHFIDELKIGLVWFTGGIALISVLLGWFASRTGLKPLRSLASLSARVTANKLDHRLSLANAPSELHAPIQAFNDMLDRLEDSFQRLTAFSSDIAHELRTPVNSLMMQTQVALAQPRNAEEYKEVLYANLETAERQARMIGEMLFLAKSEQGQLTMQREPLALNDELDELIEFFEPLASEQQVRLHRQGQASLLGDKAMLQRAFSNLLTNAIRYTAAEGEVRMTISSNNQGTTVTVANPGAAIPPEEWPHLFDRFYRVDHARQPITEGTGLGLAITQAIIIAHHGTIAVHSDAQETCFSVWFPCE, encoded by the coding sequence ATGGGCAGTTATCTTTCTTTAACAACTCGACTCAGTCTTACGTTCAGTATTGCCATGTTGGCAGTATGGGGATTGGTGAGTGTCGTATTAATGCAATCGCTGGAGCACCACTTTGCTCAACAGGATGAAACTGACCTTAAAAGTAAGATAATACTAACCAAAAAATTTATTTCCACTCAATTACAGGGCGATAAACAGAGCTGGTTAGAGTTAGAAGCAGGTTTAAATAACATGCTCTCTGGGCATGATGGCTTTTATCTACTGATTAAAGATCGACATGGCCAAGTGCTAGCAAGCACTAACGTCACTTATGATCAGCAACCGGGTATGAGTCGAATTTTTCCCAGCTTTACATCATTACCATTACAAGAGAGCTGGACCGAAGACGGTATTCGTTATCGCAGTATTACAGAACAGGTTTTTTTGGATCCGTCCATGTCTCGAACCGATACAGCCAACTCGGTGTTGGTACGTATGGTAATAGACTCCAGCTATCATCAGCATTTTATTGATGAACTAAAAATAGGCCTTGTCTGGTTCACTGGCGGTATTGCCTTGATCTCCGTGCTGCTAGGATGGTTTGCATCGCGGACCGGTCTAAAACCATTACGCAGCCTAGCCTCGCTTTCCGCTCGGGTTACTGCCAATAAACTCGATCATCGGCTCTCTTTGGCCAATGCACCATCAGAGCTACACGCACCCATTCAGGCCTTCAATGACATGCTGGATCGACTGGAAGATTCTTTTCAGCGGCTAACGGCCTTTTCTTCCGATATTGCCCACGAGCTGCGCACTCCGGTTAACAGCCTAATGATGCAAACCCAAGTGGCGTTGGCACAGCCGCGTAATGCCGAAGAGTACAAAGAAGTGCTCTACGCTAACCTGGAGACTGCCGAGCGGCAAGCGCGGATGATTGGTGAAATGTTATTTCTTGCCAAGTCAGAGCAAGGCCAGTTAACCATGCAGCGCGAGCCGCTGGCCTTGAATGATGAATTGGATGAACTAATTGAATTTTTTGAGCCCTTGGCCAGTGAACAACAAGTACGCCTACACCGACAAGGCCAAGCTTCATTGCTGGGCGACAAAGCCATGCTGCAACGCGCTTTCAGTAATTTACTCACTAATGCCATTCGCTATACAGCGGCAGAGGGTGAAGTGCGCATGACCATTAGCAGTAATAATCAAGGCACAACCGTGACGGTAGCCAATCCAGGAGCGGCGATTCCACCAGAAGAATGGCCTCATCTGTTTGACCGCTTTTACCGAGTGGACCATGCACGCCAACCAATAACCGAGGGCACGGGGCTGGGGCTAGCGATTACCCAAGCGATTATCATCGCGCATCACGGCACTATTGCTGTGCACTCTGATGCACAAGAAACCTGTTTTAGTGTTTGGTTTCCGTGTGAGTAA
- the tatC gene encoding twin-arginine translocase subunit TatC, with protein sequence MNQVHQPLFSHLVELRRCILRAFVAILLVFLILVYFANDIYTLLAEPLLRQLPEGGTMIATGVATPFLTPMKLTLIVSFFLAIPYILYQVWAFIAAGLYKNEKRLIAPLVFSSALLFYAGAAFAYFVVFPLAFGFFTKMAPTGVTIATDIASYLDFVLGLFIAFGIAFEIPIVTIIICWTGMMTPKALASKRPYVIVIVFVVGMLLTPPDIISQTLLAIPMWLLFEVGLFFARFYVRIPKEESGVQLNDRY encoded by the coding sequence ATGAATCAAGTACATCAGCCTTTATTTAGCCACCTAGTTGAGCTGAGAAGGTGTATTTTACGTGCCTTCGTCGCTATTCTATTAGTGTTTTTAATTTTGGTGTATTTTGCTAACGACATTTATACCCTCTTAGCTGAACCCTTACTGCGTCAATTACCCGAGGGCGGCACTATGATTGCCACGGGGGTGGCAACGCCTTTTTTAACGCCGATGAAGTTGACCTTAATTGTGTCCTTCTTCCTAGCCATTCCTTATATTTTGTATCAGGTGTGGGCATTTATCGCAGCTGGCCTGTATAAGAACGAAAAGCGCCTGATTGCCCCCTTGGTATTTTCTAGCGCCTTGCTGTTTTATGCGGGCGCGGCCTTTGCCTATTTTGTGGTGTTTCCCTTAGCGTTTGGTTTCTTCACCAAGATGGCGCCGACCGGGGTGACTATTGCCACCGATATCGCCAGTTATTTAGATTTTGTACTGGGGCTGTTTATCGCCTTTGGTATCGCCTTTGAGATCCCTATTGTGACTATCATTATCTGCTGGACCGGCATGATGACGCCCAAAGCACTGGCCAGTAAACGCCCGTACGTGATTGTGATCGTATTTGTGGTAGGCATGTTGCTAACACCGCCTGATATTATCTCGCAAACTCTGTTGGCTATTCCAATGTGGTTGCTGTTTGAGGTAGGCCTGTTCTTTGCGCGTTTCTACGTGCGCATCCCGAAAGAAGAGAGCGGAGTTCAGCTTAATGATAGATACTGA
- the tatB gene encoding Sec-independent protein translocase protein TatB, translated as MFDIGFWELIVIAVVGLLVLGPERLPVAVRTVSRLFKAVRDTANTVKTELSQELRIDELNRDLKKAESLDIKHLNPELLESVDQLKDAVASVARCYENKAQPEFDIELKPKPKIERNIVQDREQKIPQDDSVLSPPASQDKS; from the coding sequence ATGTTTGATATTGGTTTCTGGGAGCTAATAGTGATCGCCGTGGTTGGCCTCTTGGTGCTGGGCCCCGAGCGATTGCCGGTTGCAGTCAGAACCGTGTCACGCTTGTTTAAAGCGGTACGCGATACGGCCAATACTGTAAAGACGGAGTTGAGCCAAGAGCTGCGTATAGATGAGCTGAATCGAGACCTCAAAAAAGCCGAGAGTCTCGATATTAAGCACTTGAACCCAGAGCTACTAGAGTCAGTCGACCAGCTAAAAGATGCCGTTGCGTCTGTTGCTCGTTGCTATGAAAATAAGGCACAGCCTGAATTTGATATTGAGCTCAAGCCTAAGCCAAAAATAGAGCGAAACATAGTGCAGGATAGAGAACAAAAAATACCGCAAGATGACTCGGTTCTATCGCCTCCGGCCTCGCAGGATAAATCTTAA
- the tatA gene encoding twin-arginine translocase TatA/TatE family subunit: protein MAGVSVWQLLIVVLIVVLLFGTKKLSGLGGDLGSAVKGFKKAMSGDEQEAAKDKQDAYFEQEALFDKKGQTDQAKTKDNDRV from the coding sequence ATGGCGGGTGTCAGTGTGTGGCAGTTACTGATTGTAGTGCTAATTGTGGTGCTATTATTCGGTACTAAAAAATTGAGTGGCTTGGGTGGAGATCTGGGTTCTGCGGTGAAAGGCTTTAAAAAGGCGATGAGTGGCGACGAGCAAGAGGCGGCCAAAGACAAACAAGATGCGTACTTTGAGCAAGAAGCGCTGTTTGACAAAAAAGGCCAAACAGACCAAGCAAAAACCAAAGACAATGATCGAGTATAA
- a CDS encoding cytochrome c produces the protein MKKISTAPRWRLWGVVVGTLVFVVIISSRFLQNGEPEQQNQQAQLSQGKQAYNDNCASCHGVDLKGTRQGPSFIHPVYEPSHHGDEAFYRAAANGVRAHHWRFGDMPPVSGVTRAEVGEIISYIRNQQRENGIK, from the coding sequence GTGAAAAAAATATCAACAGCCCCTCGTTGGCGGTTATGGGGCGTAGTGGTTGGCACGCTCGTATTCGTTGTTATTATCAGTAGTCGATTTCTACAGAACGGTGAGCCGGAGCAGCAAAACCAGCAAGCACAATTATCCCAGGGCAAACAAGCTTATAACGACAATTGTGCCAGCTGTCATGGTGTAGATTTGAAAGGCACTCGCCAAGGCCCCTCCTTTATTCATCCGGTGTATGAGCCTTCTCATCATGGTGACGAAGCATTTTATCGTGCCGCCGCTAATGGCGTGCGTGCCCATCACTGGCGTTTTGGCGATATGCCGCCGGTATCGGGTGTTACCCGAGCAGAGGTGGGTGAAATAATTAGTTATATTCGCAATCAGCAGCGAGAAAACGGCATAAAATAA
- a CDS encoding cupredoxin family protein codes for MKKTLSVLMLSLLPGLAMAAGEHGDHQGHDMAAMQQNMQGVGLPGKAADVSRTIEVVMHDNMRFSPDHIEVKAGETVRLFIKNSGKAAHELVIGDVASLQEHADMMRQMPDMKHAEPNMISLQPGQRGGLVWKFDQAGSVDFACLLPGHMEAGMKGRVEVM; via the coding sequence ATGAAAAAAACACTATCCGTATTAATGCTGTCTTTATTACCCGGCTTGGCAATGGCTGCCGGCGAGCACGGTGACCATCAAGGTCATGATATGGCGGCGATGCAACAGAATATGCAAGGGGTAGGTCTGCCTGGTAAGGCGGCCGACGTGAGTCGCACTATCGAAGTAGTGATGCATGATAATATGCGTTTTTCACCCGATCACATCGAAGTGAAAGCCGGTGAAACCGTGCGCTTATTTATTAAAAATTCGGGTAAAGCGGCGCATGAATTGGTGATTGGTGATGTGGCATCTTTGCAAGAACATGCCGACATGATGCGCCAAATGCCGGATATGAAACACGCCGAGCCCAATATGATCAGCCTACAACCAGGACAGAGAGGCGGCTTAGTCTGGAAATTCGATCAAGCAGGCAGCGTTGATTTTGCCTGTCTACTCCCCGGCCATATGGAAGCGGGTATGAAGGGCCGTGTAGAGGTAATGTAG
- a CDS encoding copper resistance protein B, with translation MKSGLNSILLALTVLPAGAALAQDAHAGHVSAPANSQMKDMDHSQMKDMDHSQMKDMDHSQMKDMDHSQMKDMDHSQMKGMDHSQMKDMDHSQMKDMDHSQMKDMDHSQMQGMDHGSMQMQGGSPPADARDPDAYSGGFTLEDGPYALPGPRQLRLADEHTFYGVLVDKLERVDNGAGHALAFDTRAWIGRDYNRAVLKAEGDIEQGKLAEASTELLWSHALSTFWNSELGVRYDTGHGPDQGWLALGVAGLAPYWFELDATTYLGDDGQTALAVEAEYELLLTQRLVLQPSVELTAYGKDDAERGQGQGLSELVAGARLRYEIDRQFAPYLGWEWATALGNSADLRRIEDEATQETRWLAGVKFWF, from the coding sequence ATGAAATCCGGATTGAACAGTATATTACTGGCCTTAACAGTGCTGCCAGCTGGCGCTGCATTGGCTCAAGACGCTCATGCTGGGCATGTCTCAGCACCGGCAAACAGCCAAATGAAAGACATGGACCACAGTCAAATGAAAGACATGGACCATAGTCAAATGAAGGACATGGACCACAGTCAAATGAAGGACATGGACCACAGTCAAATGAAAGACATGGACCATAGTCAAATGAAGGGCATGGACCACAGTCAAATGAAGGACATGGACCACAGTCAAATGAAGGACATGGACCACAGTCAAATGAAAGACATGGATCATAGCCAGATGCAGGGTATGGATCACGGTAGCATGCAGATGCAGGGGGGCTCCCCCCCCGCCGATGCCAGAGATCCCGATGCCTATTCCGGTGGTTTCACCTTGGAAGACGGTCCCTATGCGTTGCCCGGTCCTCGTCAGTTAAGACTGGCTGACGAGCATACTTTCTACGGGGTGCTAGTCGATAAATTAGAGCGGGTAGATAACGGTGCAGGCCATGCCTTAGCCTTTGACACTCGTGCTTGGATTGGTCGTGATTACAACCGAGCCGTACTAAAAGCAGAAGGAGACATAGAGCAAGGCAAGCTGGCAGAAGCCAGTACTGAGCTGTTATGGAGCCATGCACTGAGCACCTTCTGGAACAGTGAATTAGGTGTGCGTTATGATACGGGCCACGGGCCAGATCAGGGCTGGTTGGCCTTAGGTGTGGCGGGCTTGGCCCCTTATTGGTTTGAACTCGATGCCACAACCTATTTGGGCGACGATGGACAAACGGCGTTAGCCGTAGAAGCGGAATATGAACTCTTATTAACCCAGCGACTGGTATTGCAACCCAGTGTGGAGTTGACCGCTTATGGTAAGGATGATGCCGAACGCGGCCAAGGCCAAGGTTTATCTGAGCTAGTAGCCGGTGCTCGACTGCGCTATGAAATCGATCGCCAGTTTGCCCCCTATCTAGGCTGGGAATGGGCGACGGCGTTGGGAAATAGTGCCGATCTACGGCGAATAGAAGACGAAGCGACCCAGGAAACTCGCTGGTTGGCTGGGGTTAAATTCTGGTTTTAA